One segment of Methanolinea mesophila DNA contains the following:
- a CDS encoding DUF5591 domain-containing protein has product MGDGQRTGEYLPRGAVKHRALTEEPFYLPQFEEAFRYILQEYPLRENDIAIFLPCAVKKPYSASPSHRLFRRVIGEVLEPEDYQIIIFGTCGVVPAELELMYPYESYHYMLGKCTDTRIREDFLRIESYRLACFLDRTRDLYRRRIAYCIGVFREAMAGACQRSGVEMDLLLPTRPTIERLRDIDCPFPDGSLSMKEYIDEFRDGLLKMCQPASPGDPGAGRR; this is encoded by the coding sequence ATGGGAGACGGACAACGAACAGGGGAATACCTGCCGAGAGGTGCGGTGAAGCACCGGGCGCTCACCGAGGAACCTTTTTACCTCCCCCAGTTCGAAGAGGCATTCCGCTATATATTGCAGGAATACCCGCTCCGGGAGAATGACATTGCCATTTTTCTCCCTTGTGCGGTCAAGAAACCCTATAGTGCCAGCCCCAGCCACCGGCTCTTCCGCAGGGTTATCGGGGAGGTTCTCGAGCCGGAGGACTACCAGATCATCATCTTCGGAACCTGTGGCGTTGTCCCCGCGGAGCTGGAACTGATGTATCCCTACGAGAGTTATCACTATATGCTCGGGAAATGCACCGACACGAGGATCAGGGAGGATTTCCTGCGGATCGAATCCTACCGCCTGGCGTGTTTCCTCGATCGCACCCGCGACCTTTACAGGAGGAGGATCGCGTATTGTATCGGGGTGTTCCGGGAGGCGATGGCCGGAGCGTGCCAGAGATCCGGCGTCGAAATGGACCTTCTTCTCCCGACGCGGCCGACGATCGAACGCCTGCGGGATATCGACTGTCCTTTCCCGGACGGGAGCCTGTCCATGAAGGAGTATATCGATGAATTCAGGGACGGTCTCCTGAAGATGTGTCAGCCGGCCTCTCCCGGGGATCCGGGGGCAGGGCGGCGGTGA
- a CDS encoding DUF1249 domain-containing protein, with the protein MDVYQSIFKKMEAMGILRVRQSVVIENPPYLPLCVDRLDENLYALSQNPVVDGQMVADPDIEIRVYPDQKRAEPLVYQDQHERKVVYPEPGKVNLKVKNELCVFLDKWLNDLSLQGFKWGP; encoded by the coding sequence GTGGACGTATACCAGTCAATTTTCAAGAAGATGGAGGCGATGGGGATCCTCAGGGTCAGGCAGTCCGTAGTGATAGAAAATCCCCCCTATCTCCCGCTTTGTGTCGACCGCCTCGATGAGAACCTCTATGCCCTCTCGCAGAACCCGGTCGTCGACGGCCAGATGGTCGCAGATCCGGACATCGAGATCAGGGTGTACCCCGACCAGAAAAGGGCCGAGCCCTTGGTATATCAGGACCAGCACGAGAGAAAAGTCGTATATCCCGAGCCGGGAAAGGTAAACCTGAAAGTAAAAAACGAGTTGTGCGTCTTTCTCGACAAGTGGCTCAACGATCTGAGCCTCCAGGGGTTCAAGTGGGGACCCTGA
- a CDS encoding manganese efflux pump MntP yields the protein MFSLILRVAIGLSMDCCAVALAAGSAKLKDRTGHRIILTGFPFPHGGRRRGPGFYLVAFIAGFDHWVAFAILVAIGVMMIFEPLFEMDKPGRDCYARRTVLVLLSSAASIYAPGVGLVTGFPDSGILPTALAIGLASRVFPLIGIEPG from the coding sequence TTGTTCTCCCTCATACTGCGGGTTGCAATCGGCCTGTCCATGGACTGTTGCGCTGTCGCCCTGGCCGCAGGTTCGGCGAAGCTGAAGGACCGGACTGGTCATCGCATCATTCTTACGGGGTTTCCATTTCCTCATGGCGGTCGTCGGAGGGGTCCGGGTTTTTATCTCGTGGCGTTCATCGCCGGGTTCGACCACTGGGTGGCGTTCGCCATCCTCGTCGCGATCGGAGTCATGATGATCTTCGAGCCATTGTTTGAGATGGATAAGCCCGGCAGGGATTGCTATGCCCGCCGGACAGTGCTTGTCCTGCTCTCGAGCGCCGCCAGTATCTACGCGCCCGGTGTCGGTCTGGTGACAGGTTTCCCCGATTCGGGCATTCTTCCGACCGCTCTCGCAATCGGGCTGGCTTCGCGTGTCTTCCCGCTTATCGGTATCGAGCCAGGGTAG
- a CDS encoding propionyl-CoA synthetase, with protein MATYDEVYRLSIDDPDRFWAGAGDAVEWIRRWDRVLDPSVPQFYRWFSGGVLNTCDNVLDRHVREGRERQPALIYDSPVTGTVRRYTYGALTREVSRCAGGLAALGVGKGDRVVIYMPMVPEAIVAMLACARLGAIHSVVFGGFAARELASRLADASPAVIISASCGIEVNRIIPYKPLLDQAVELAKISPKACVILQRPQHEAPLREGRDIDWDTFIDADPAGCVPCRATDPLYILYTSGTTGVPKGVVRDHGGHLAALLWSMKNIYGMEPGETFWAASDIGWVVGHSYIVYAPLAYGCTSVLYEGKSVGTPDPGAFWRVVSDHGVDTLFTAPTAIRAIKREDPDGRYRERYDLSRLKMLFLAGERCDPDTLAWAGKLLGIPVIDHWWQTESGWPMAANPAGLELLPVKPGSCTKAVPGYDIRVLDESGKGLPAGSTGNVVVKLPLPPGCLTTLWKNDEGFVGTYLSRYPGYYVTGDAGFIDPDGYLWIMGRTDDIINTAGHRLSTGSMEGVISSHPDVAECAVTGVHDPVKGEVPLGFVVLKSGVDRDSRQIEKELIAMVREKIGPIASFKRAVVVSRLPKTRSGKILRRTLKSIADGEEYRIPSTIEDPAVLGEIARVLKREGYPGGG; from the coding sequence TTGGCAACGTACGATGAGGTGTATCGCCTGTCCATCGATGATCCGGACCGTTTCTGGGCCGGTGCCGGGGATGCCGTGGAATGGATCCGCCGGTGGGACAGGGTTCTCGATCCCTCGGTCCCGCAATTTTACCGCTGGTTCTCCGGTGGTGTGCTCAATACCTGCGACAATGTGCTCGACCGGCATGTCAGGGAAGGGAGGGAACGACAGCCCGCCCTCATCTATGACAGCCCCGTGACCGGAACCGTACGACGCTACACCTATGGAGCCCTTACCCGGGAAGTCTCCCGGTGTGCCGGGGGGCTTGCCGCACTCGGGGTAGGAAAGGGAGACCGGGTGGTGATCTATATGCCCATGGTCCCCGAGGCGATCGTCGCCATGCTCGCCTGCGCCAGGCTGGGGGCCATCCATTCGGTGGTCTTCGGAGGGTTTGCCGCCCGGGAACTGGCATCCAGGCTCGCCGATGCCTCCCCCGCGGTCATTATATCCGCTTCGTGCGGGATCGAGGTGAACAGGATAATCCCCTATAAGCCGCTGCTCGATCAGGCCGTCGAACTTGCGAAGATCTCCCCGAAGGCCTGCGTAATCCTTCAGAGGCCCCAACACGAGGCGCCACTCCGGGAGGGCAGGGACATTGACTGGGATACCTTTATCGATGCGGATCCCGCCGGTTGTGTCCCGTGCAGGGCGACCGATCCGCTCTATATCCTCTATACTTCAGGGACAACGGGGGTGCCGAAAGGAGTCGTCCGGGACCATGGCGGCCACCTCGCAGCCCTGCTCTGGAGCATGAAAAATATCTACGGCATGGAACCGGGCGAAACCTTCTGGGCGGCGTCCGATATCGGCTGGGTTGTGGGCCATTCCTACATTGTCTATGCCCCGCTCGCGTACGGGTGCACCTCGGTGCTCTACGAGGGAAAATCGGTGGGGACCCCGGACCCGGGAGCATTCTGGAGGGTGGTCTCGGACCACGGGGTCGACACCCTGTTCACCGCCCCTACTGCGATACGCGCCATCAAGAGAGAAGACCCGGATGGCAGGTACCGGGAGCGTTACGACCTGTCCCGGCTGAAGATGCTCTTCCTCGCCGGTGAGCGCTGCGACCCCGATACCCTGGCGTGGGCCGGGAAACTCCTCGGGATCCCTGTCATCGATCACTGGTGGCAGACCGAATCGGGATGGCCCATGGCCGCAAACCCTGCCGGGCTGGAACTGCTCCCGGTGAAGCCAGGTTCATGCACGAAGGCTGTTCCGGGCTATGATATCCGTGTGCTGGACGAATCGGGGAAGGGACTTCCCGCCGGGTCGACCGGGAACGTCGTGGTGAAGCTCCCCCTGCCTCCCGGGTGCCTCACGACCCTCTGGAAGAATGACGAGGGGTTCGTGGGAACTTACCTGTCCCGGTATCCCGGGTACTACGTCACCGGAGATGCCGGGTTCATCGATCCCGACGGGTACCTCTGGATCATGGGACGAACGGACGATATCATCAACACCGCGGGGCACCGGCTCTCCACCGGGTCGATGGAAGGGGTGATCTCGTCTCACCCGGACGTAGCGGAATGTGCGGTGACCGGGGTTCACGACCCGGTGAAGGGGGAGGTGCCTCTCGGGTTCGTAGTGCTCAAATCGGGAGTGGACAGGGACAGCCGGCAGATCGAAAAGGAACTGATCGCCATGGTCAGAGAGAAGATCGGCCCGATCGCATCGTTCAAACGTGCAGTCGTCGTCTCCCGTCTCCCGAAGACACGGTCGGGTAAGATCCTCCGGAGGACTCTGAAGAGTATTGCCGACGGGGAGGAATACCGGATCCCCTCCACCATCGAGGACCCGGCGGTCCTTGGAGAGATCGCCCGTGTGCTGAAGCGTGAAGGGTACCCCGGGGGAGGATGA
- a CDS encoding tetratricopeptide repeat protein yields MRKFIVRCAVVFNSTRVGRTGGSIIPFRKESGKKESEVWYHRGISLQQQSRAREAIDCFDRALELNPGHLFALVQKGALLEKESSFKEALDCFDRALAIHSRYAFAWYHKGLCLSSLGLYPQAAQSYSRAIELDPDLAKAWSGRGICNFALGRFRDALTDFDRACRLDTTYSEAWVGRGLTYAALKLYDKALPCFEQAIEIDPLDEVSWYNRGRSYSFLGDLRGALECYTRCTVLAPADTDGWYQRGRILALLGDHSEALTCFERVLEADPGSMQAAVAKGLSLQALHRLDEARAEFDRMIAKDPGDITALMAKASVCREEGDITCATACYESVLKNDPSNLPACMNLGILCHTTGETGKALEYFDRAIAIKPDYPVAWYDKGRILAAAGRHQEALRCYDHILVESPDDADAWYNRGFSLNELVRHEEAIRCYDRAIEISQGDPDCWYNKGVSLMQLGRYRESIQCFDRVIELDPSDPASWYFRGVCLDDLGRHREALISYEKALEMDPSDSTKWYSKGAVLEKLGCYADAMQCFEKAISENPENDKARMALELLMRHEGAKG; encoded by the coding sequence ATGCGAAAATTTATCGTCAGATGCGCAGTAGTATTCAATTCAACAAGAGTCGGCAGAACGGGGGGTTCGATCATTCCTTTCCGAAAAGAATCCGGGAAAAAGGAGAGCGAGGTCTGGTATCACCGGGGGATTTCGCTCCAGCAGCAATCTCGTGCCAGAGAGGCGATCGACTGTTTCGACCGGGCGCTGGAGTTGAACCCGGGGCATCTCTTCGCCCTGGTGCAGAAGGGGGCACTGCTCGAGAAAGAGTCCAGTTTCAAGGAAGCGCTGGACTGTTTCGACCGGGCGCTCGCGATTCATTCGCGGTACGCCTTTGCCTGGTACCACAAAGGGCTGTGCCTCTCCTCCCTTGGTCTCTACCCCCAGGCGGCCCAGAGCTATTCCCGGGCAATAGAACTTGATCCAGACCTCGCGAAGGCCTGGTCCGGGAGGGGCATCTGTAACTTCGCACTCGGCAGGTTCAGGGACGCGCTCACCGATTTCGACAGGGCGTGCAGACTTGACACCACCTATAGCGAAGCCTGGGTGGGCAGGGGCCTCACTTACGCGGCCCTTAAGCTCTATGATAAAGCCCTTCCCTGTTTCGAACAGGCTATCGAGATCGATCCTCTCGACGAGGTCTCGTGGTACAACCGCGGAAGGAGCTACTCGTTCCTCGGGGATCTCCGTGGTGCCCTTGAGTGCTACACCCGCTGTACCGTGCTCGCCCCCGCGGATACCGACGGGTGGTATCAGCGGGGACGTATACTCGCCCTGCTCGGGGATCACAGTGAGGCGCTGACCTGCTTCGAACGGGTCCTGGAAGCCGATCCCGGGAGCATGCAGGCGGCAGTCGCGAAAGGACTTTCGCTGCAGGCCTTGCACCGGCTGGATGAGGCGCGCGCCGAATTCGACCGCATGATTGCAAAAGACCCGGGGGATATCACCGCACTGATGGCGAAAGCGTCGGTCTGCCGGGAGGAAGGAGACATCACCTGCGCCACGGCCTGCTATGAGTCCGTCCTCAAGAATGACCCTTCGAACCTCCCGGCCTGCATGAACCTCGGAATCCTCTGTCATACCACGGGGGAGACCGGGAAGGCACTGGAGTATTTCGACCGGGCGATTGCCATCAAGCCCGATTACCCCGTAGCATGGTATGACAAAGGGAGGATCCTTGCCGCAGCGGGAAGGCACCAGGAGGCACTCAGGTGTTACGACCATATTCTTGTCGAGAGTCCCGACGACGCGGATGCGTGGTACAACCGGGGTTTCTCTCTGAACGAGCTGGTTCGGCATGAAGAAGCAATCCGCTGCTATGACCGGGCGATCGAGATATCCCAGGGCGATCCGGACTGCTGGTACAATAAGGGAGTGAGTCTGATGCAGCTCGGCCGGTACCGGGAATCCATCCAGTGTTTCGACCGGGTTATCGAACTCGACCCATCAGACCCGGCGAGCTGGTATTTCAGGGGAGTGTGCCTCGACGACCTTGGACGCCACCGGGAAGCCCTGATAAGCTACGAGAAAGCCCTGGAGATGGACCCTTCGGACAGCACCAAGTGGTACAGCAAAGGTGCGGTGCTTGAAAAACTGGGGTGCTATGCCGACGCGATGCAGTGTTTCGAGAAGGCGATCTCGGAGAACCCGGAGAATGACAAGGCCAGGATGGCACTCGAACTGCTGATGCGTCACGAAGGGGCGAAAGGTTAG
- a CDS encoding TspO/MBR family protein, with translation MGSFGGETRTGMVVRYAVSIILCIMAGVTGSAVTVTGTGSWYASLEKPWFTPPDWVFGPVWTTLYILMGISLAMVWGAWKENNPLAKTGIILFAIQLGLNVAWSFVFFGLQSPPLGLAGIVALWIAILATIVWFWRIRRIAAVLLIPYIVWVTIAAFLNYSLLVLNP, from the coding sequence ATGGGATCGTTCGGAGGAGAGACCCGGACGGGGATGGTCGTCCGCTACGCGGTGTCGATCATCCTTTGTATCATGGCAGGGGTGACAGGATCGGCCGTTACAGTTACCGGTACCGGTTCCTGGTACGCCTCCCTGGAAAAACCATGGTTCACCCCCCCGGACTGGGTATTCGGCCCGGTATGGACCACTCTCTACATTCTTATGGGAATCTCCCTCGCGATGGTCTGGGGTGCATGGAAGGAGAACAACCCCCTCGCAAAGACGGGGATCATTCTCTTCGCCATTCAGCTCGGCCTGAACGTGGCCTGGTCGTTCGTGTTCTTCGGCCTGCAGTCTCCTCCCCTCGGACTCGCAGGGATCGTCGCGCTCTGGATCGCGATCCTCGCTACAATCGTGTGGTTCTGGAGGATTCGGAGAATCGCGGCGGTTCTCCTCATCCCCTACATCGTGTGGGTGACCATTGCAGCCTTCCTGAATTACTCGCTCCTGGTGCTCAATCCGTGA